A single window of Methylobacterium nodulans ORS 2060 DNA harbors:
- a CDS encoding ParB/Srx family N-terminal domain-containing protein: MARRAFLSPIKEVAPPDVELRDLDGLVPYERNARTHSRAQIDKLKTSILTFGWTNPILADRDGIVAGHARQTAARELYDEGHALRFPNGAAIPAGQVPVIDCTGWSEEKRRAYILADNRLALDADWDPELLKVEFGELSAAEFDPALTGFSPDEIHMHLTGWSSDLDLSARDGAHTDGILAKIVVKVDRGAADRATAAIEAALKEAGIEFAL, encoded by the coding sequence ATGGCCCGCCGAGCATTTCTTTCGCCTATCAAAGAGGTCGCGCCGCCCGACGTGGAATTGCGCGATCTCGATGGTCTGGTCCCCTACGAGCGCAACGCCCGCACGCACTCGCGCGCCCAGATCGACAAGCTGAAGACCAGCATCCTGACCTTCGGCTGGACCAACCCGATCCTGGCCGACCGCGATGGCATCGTGGCCGGGCACGCCCGCCAGACCGCCGCCCGCGAGCTGTACGACGAGGGGCACGCGCTCCGATTCCCGAACGGGGCCGCGATCCCGGCCGGGCAGGTGCCGGTGATCGACTGCACCGGCTGGTCCGAGGAGAAGCGCCGGGCCTACATCCTGGCCGACAACCGGCTGGCGCTCGACGCCGACTGGGATCCGGAGCTGCTGAAGGTCGAGTTCGGCGAGCTCTCCGCGGCCGAGTTCGATCCGGCGCTGACCGGCTTCAGCCCCGACGAGATCCACATGCATCTCACCGGCTGGTCGAGCGACCTCGATCTGAGCGCCCGCGACGGCGCGCACACCGACGGCATCCTCGCCAAGATCGTCGTCAAGGTCGATCGCGGCGCCGCGGACCGGGCGACGGCGGCGATCGAGGCCGCGCTGAAGGAAGCCGGCATCGAGTTCGCGCTGTGA